CCTTTGGATGTAGTTAAAATGCTAATCCTTAGTTTTGCTGGCTTTCTCATCTCAGGTGCATCTATCACAATCAATCAGATTATTGAAAGAGACCTGGATAAGTTAATGAGCAGGACAAAAAATCGGCCTTTGCCAACAAAACAGATTAGCGTACAGGAAGCTATTATTTTTGCACTGCTTGTAGGCACTAGTGGCTTGTGGTTATTATTACAGTATACAAACATGCTAACTGCTGCCCTTTCGCTATTTTCGTTGGTAGCCTATAGTTTTATGTATACTCCACTTAAAAGAGTTGGCCCTATTGCCGTATTAGTAGGTGCTATACCAGGGGCTCTACCCCCATTATTAGGTTGGGTTGCTTTTACTGGTCAAATTGATCCTGAAGCTTTAGTACTCTTTGGAATTCAGTTTATCTGGCAATTTCCTCATTTTTGGGCTATTGCATGGGTGGCAGATGAAGACTACAAAAAAGCTGGCTTTAAACTACTTCCTTCGGGGGGAGGTAAAGATCTTAAGACAGCAATACAAATTATGACCTATGCTCTTTTCCTTATTCCATTAGGGTTACTTCCATTAAAATTTGGTATAACTGGCGTAGACTCTGCAATAATCGCAACGGTTTGTGGTGCTTTATTCTTATTCCAGACTTTTCGTCTCATGGCAGATTGTTCTCGTAAATCTGCTCTACAAATTATGTTCGGTTCGTTCATCTATTTGCCAGTCGTGCAGATAGCGTTTCTTTTAGATAAACTGTAAGAAGAATGGAACAGAAATTTGATATGGAAAACCTTAAATTAGAGTATATAGAAGAGCCTAAGCAGACGCTCTCTATGCATCCTAAAAAGTTTGCGCTCTGGTTATTTATAGTCACGGTAGTTATGATTTTTGCAGCACTAACTAGTGCCTATATAGTGCGTCAGTCAGAAGGAAACTGGTTAGACTTTGAACTACCAACCCGCTTGTATATTACCTCAGGCATCATATTTTTGAGTAGTATTAGTATGCATTGGGCATATATATCTGCAAAAAAAGATAGTTTGGGTAGTCTCAAAATTAGTATGTTTGTTACTGCTGTATTAGGTGTCGCTTTTTTGGTAGGTCAGGTTTTAGCCTGGCAGGATATGGTAGCGATAGATGTTTATTTTGTTGGCAATCCGGCGGGATCATTCTTATATGTACTTACGGGCCTACATGCGGTACACTTAATTAGTGGTGTAATTTTCTTAATTGTAGTATTAATCAATGCTTTTCGTTACAAAGTCCACGCGAAAAGCATGGATCAAATTGAAATGTGTGCAACTTATTGGCACTTTTTAGATGGACTTTGGCTCTATTTATTCATATTTTTGCTCCTTAATCATTAATTCACGAGTATACAATGGCTACAACTGCAACAAGCGTTGAAGAAGTAAATCAGAAGAACATTTGGAATGGTGGTGTATCGCCTTTAAAAGCTAGTTATGGAAAACTCATGATGTGGTTTTTCCTACTTTCAGATGCTTTTACATTTTCTGCCTTACTAATCTCTTACGGTCTTATTAGATATTCTTACCCTGCCTATTCTGGCGAGGTGGAAAACTTTCAGTTTTCTCAAGAATACTGGCCAATTCCTGAAAAAGTTTTTGAAGCAGTTCCCTTCTTACATGGCATAGAGCTTCCACTGGTATTTGTAGGTATCATGACATTTATTCTAATTTTGAGTAGTGTTACTATGGTGCTTGCTGTAGAAGCTGGTCATAGAATGGACCGTAAAGCAGTTGTTAAGTGGATGCTTTGGACTATTATCGGTGGGTTTACTTTTTTAGGCTGCCAGGCTTGGGAATGGTCTCACTTTATTCATGGAACTGATGCTGGTGGTTTGTTCCCTGATGGTTCAGTTTTCTTTGGGGCTAACCTGGTGCAAAATCAGTATGGACCGCCACTATTTGCTTCATTGTTCTTTTTTATCACTGGTTTTCACGGTTTCCACGTTTTTAGTGGTGTTGTTCTTAATGTAATTGTTTTCTATCAGGCTTCTGTTGGAGTATTAGAGAAGAGAGGACACTACGAAATGGTTGAAAAAGTTGGTCTTTACTGGCACTTTGTTGACCTTGTATGGGTATTTGTATTTACGTTTTTCTATTTGATATAATAAGTAATTAATAACATGGGTGAATTAGACGAAACTAGTAGCGTAGCATATGAACCAGCGGATAAGAGCAAAATCAGAAAACTCTGGATAATCGCTTTGATACTTGCTGTAGTTACTGCTATAGAATTTTTACTAGCAACAATATTACCTAGAGGTCCTTTATTATACTTTACCTTTATCGCGCTTACCATCGTAAAAGCGTTTTATATAGTAGCTGAATTTATGCACCTTAAAGGTGAGGTTAAAACTTTAATATGGTCAATCCTTATACCTATTGTTTTTGTAATTTGGCTTATTATAGCGCTTCTTGCTGAAGGCGCCTCTATATTTGAATTGAAATTTTAAAGTGATGCGCAGCTACTACTGCTACGTATCTGTATAGATATCAATGAGAATTAATACTAAAACCGGTATTCTGCTTTTAACATTAGCAATACCGGTTTTTATTTGGCTATTTCTTAAGCTTTTTGGTCAAAATTCTTTTGACTTGCCTGTCTATTATTCAGAAGGAGTAAATACAGAGGCTTGTGATGCTACTAATCAAGCTCATACTGTGCCGAAGTTCAGTCTTCAGATCTCAGATAGCAACACTATTAGCTCTGAATTTTTAAGTGAACAAATAGTTATAAGTCACTTTTTACCCGATGAGTGTTTAGAAAGTTGTACGCAGGTTTTAGAAAACATAGCAAATTTGCAAAGTGTATTTTCTAAAGAATATGCTCTCAAAATTTTAACAATAGCACCAGAACACTATTCATTTGAAGAATTAGCTCACTTATCTAAGCAATTTAATATTGACCCTGAGCTTTGGGTGGTAGCCAAGGCTAAACAGCAAAAAGTAAATGAACTCCAGCAGTGTGGGTTCGTATTATCTGATTATTCACAAAATACCTTTGTACTTACGGATCCTGAAAGGCAAATAAGAGGTTATTATAATGCCCTGGATTCAGATGAAGTTGATAGGATGAAAGGTGAGATTAAAATTTTAGAGTACTTGCTTGAAAACTTCCGTAATGATTAGCTCAGCCAACGAAAATCGTAATCTAGTAATAATAGGTGTACTTTCAGTAGCTATACCAGTGGTAGTAGCCATACTGATGTTTTCTTCTCTTAAAACTGGTATAGAAAGCGACTGGGTTAGTTTTCTTCCTCATCTTAACGGAATGATTAACTCTGCTACCAGCATAGTTTTAGTAGCAGGGCTTATTTTTATTAAACAACAGAAAGTAAAATATCATAAAACTGCTATGCTTTCTGCTTTTGTACTTGGTGCCATATTTTTGGTTTCCTACGTAATTTATCATGCAAGTGCAGATTCTACCGTTTATGGTGACCTGAATGGTAATGGTGAACTGGATGCCAGTGAGGAAGTTGCACTAGGAGGAATGAGAACTTTTTATCTAATTATTTTGCTGTCACATATTGTGCTTGCAGCAATAGTGGTTCCTTTTGTATTATTGGCATTATATTTTGCTATTGCTAATAAAATAGATAAGCATAAAAAGATTGTTAAGTTCGCCTACCCAATCTGGCTGTATGTATCTGTCACTGGAGTTATTGTTTACCTTATGATTAGTCCGTACTACCAATAATATTATTCATTTGTGTAGACTGCCAGAACTAGTGAGCTTCGGCAATCGTTTAGTATTCAAAAGACTAATACCATGAAGAAAGTCCTGATATTTTTAAGTTTGCAATTGCTTTTAGGGTTTCAGAGCCTGATGGCACAATGTGCAATGTGCAGGGCTACTGTAGAAAATAACGTTAGTGCTGGAGAAACCGCACTGGGCTCTGGTCTAAATCTGGGTATATTGTATTTATTTGTTACTCCATATTTGATATTTGGAGTGCTTGCATTTTTTTGGTACAAAAAAAGTAAAGAGAATGTCAAAAAAGTCAGGGCTATACGCTATTCTAAACCATAAATGTCCAAGATGCCGACAGGGCGATCTTTTTAAATATAGCCTTTTAAGCAAGCCTCATAAATTTACTGCTACCCACAAAACCTGTCCTAAATGCCAATTGATATTTGAGCGTGAGCCAGGTTTCTTTTTTGGCGCCATGTACGTGAGCTATGGGCTTACTATGGGAGTATTACTGGCTACCGCTTTTATCCTCTACAATTTTTTTGGAGACCCTGATTTAGTGGTTTACATCACGGCTGTTCCACTTATTGTATTGCTACTTCTTCCTGTAATTTTTCGTTACTCCCGTACATTATACCTTCATGGATTTGGAGGTGTAAAATACGATCCAAAGTATGTAAAACAGTCCGACTAGCATATTCTTGGCTTTGTGTATACTATTGTGTGCTACAATAGTATAGAACTATAGATTGAAGCTTTGTCGTTTATCTATCAGTACTATACTTTATCCGCATAAACCTCTATATATTGGTTTATGTGATGTGTCTGATTAATTTACAAGTCGGAGAAAAGGAGCACAGAATTTGATACTGCAAAGCAAACCATGAAGTTAGATCCTACCGTATTTCAGTTCTTCAAGATAAAAAAAATCTCATTGTTTACAGCTTTACTGCTATTGCTGTTCGCATTGGTGCTTAGGCTGTTTTTTATCGGTGGATTTAGAAGCGAATCTCAGTACCTTAAAGACATTGCAAATAATGTAGAAGATGCGCTGGATGCTATAGAAGAAGACTCTGAAGTAATTCGTGAAAAGATACAGGGAATGGATAGCTTGAGCTTTGCTAGCTTCCATTTTAATAGTGAGTATCCGTTCTATGTATATGAAGAGGGTAAACTATTATATTGGTCAGACTATCGTCAGGTTCCTAACTACAGAGCGCTGCGCGGTAGTTATACATATAAGTATCAGAATCTGGAGGGTGGCAGTTTCGTTATCAGAAGGGATACACTTACCTATAAAGATAAGCAACTGGAGTATTTTGTACTCCTACCCATATATCACGAAAACAAAATCAATAATAAGTATATCAGTTCGGGATATAATACTGATATTTTTCCTCAAGGTGCTGTTTCGGTCAAGCATTATCTGAATGCTGAAAATGAAGCTAGTAAGATTAGCTATAATGGTAAGCCGATACTAAGTGTAGACCTGAATAAACCTTCCAGAGGGTATAGGGAGCATAAAACAGCAAAGTCATTTCAGGCGCTCTTGAGTGTACTTATCTTCCTCTCAATAGTGCTGGTACTATTTAATGTTTTTCGCAGTCTTCATCAGATGCTGGATGCAAAACAGTACGATCTGGCGATGGCACTGGTCATTGTGAGTCTACTGGCATTAAGGTTTGGCATGTTGTACTTTGACTTCCCTTTCAGTATTATGCCTCTCAAATTGTTTGATGGGCGCTTCTTTGCATCTTCAAGTATCAATCCATCCTTAGGAGACCTTTTACTTAATTCTGTTTGCCTGCTGATAGTTCTTTTTTATCTCTATACCTATTATGGCAGGCTTAGAGCATACCAGTTAATTTTTAGCCTCAAATCTAAAGTTACTACTATCATAGCTGTACTTTTAATATTGGCCGGGGTAGGAGGACTGTATCTGCATTACTATATCATTAAGTCTATTTATTTCAATTCTCAATGGACACTTGATATTACCAGTAGCCTTAGTTTCTCTTCGTTAAAGGTAATTAGCCTGATCATCTTTGTACTAAATACAATAAGCTATTTTCTGTTCGCACACATATTATACCGAACATTCATCAGTTTAATCAGCTACTCGCATTTATCATTGAAGTGGCTGATTACCATAGCTTTAGCCATTTCCATTCTTACCAATTTATTATGGGGCATACCCACAATACCCATAATTGTCGTTAGCTTCTTTTATTTAGCCTTGCTCTATATCTTTCATCTGCCTAAGTACCTGACTCGCATAAGCTATATCACTTTTCTCTATCTATTTGCCTGTGCTTTTGTAAGTGGGGTTGCAGGAGCTATTGCCGCTTTTGATATTAATAGGGTAGACTCATTAGATAATAAACAAAAATTTGCCAATCAGCTATTGGTAGACAATGACATATTAGGAGAATATCTACTCAACGAAATTGCGGTAAAGATCAACAAAGATCGTTTTATCAAAAACAGAATCTATAATACACTTGCCTCAAAAGAGGCAATCCGACAAAAAATTAACAGAATTTACCTTAGCAATTACTTTGACCGCTACGATATACAGATTCATCTTTTTAATAGCAGAGGGGTTCCATTAGAAGAAAGAAATATTCCAAACTATCAGCAGTTTGTAGAGGTTACTGATGATCCTCGCTTTAGCACAGAGTATGATAATATTTTCTTTATTACTGAGAGTAGTGATCAGCGTATTGCTAGAGGAGCTCCTAAGCGTTATCTCACACTAATAGAGCTGGAAGACTTTAATACGACCATCGGCTATATTGTGATAGACCTTTCTCTAAAAAGATTTATTCCTAACCGGGTTTATCCAGAACTACTCATTGACCGCCGGTATTTGCAGTCGTATCCAAGTAACGACTATGACTACGCCATCTTCAATGAAGCCGGAGAAATGACTTATAGCAATGGAGATGATGTGTCGTTTACCAGCCTGGATGGATACGACTTTGGAAGTAAAGTAAAAAGCGATAAAAGCATTAACAAAGGAGGGCACGATTTCTTAATCGTTAAAGGTAAGGTAGACGAATATATCGTTATAGTTTCTGAGACTTATTCACTGATTAATGTAGTCTCTAACTTTTCATTCCTCTTTT
This window of the Porifericola rhodea genome carries:
- the cyoE gene encoding heme o synthase; translated protein: MLATKSTTKAGTADFSSKLKSYISLMKFRLSFLVAFSSAFGYVLASTGPLDVVKMLILSFAGFLISGASITINQIIERDLDKLMSRTKNRPLPTKQISVQEAIIFALLVGTSGLWLLLQYTNMLTAALSLFSLVAYSFMYTPLKRVGPIAVLVGAIPGALPPLLGWVAFTGQIDPEALVLFGIQFIWQFPHFWAIAWVADEDYKKAGFKLLPSGGGKDLKTAIQIMTYALFLIPLGLLPLKFGITGVDSAIIATVCGALFLFQTFRLMADCSRKSALQIMFGSFIYLPVVQIAFLLDKL
- a CDS encoding cytochrome c oxidase subunit 3, whose amino-acid sequence is MEQKFDMENLKLEYIEEPKQTLSMHPKKFALWLFIVTVVMIFAALTSAYIVRQSEGNWLDFELPTRLYITSGIIFLSSISMHWAYISAKKDSLGSLKISMFVTAVLGVAFLVGQVLAWQDMVAIDVYFVGNPAGSFLYVLTGLHAVHLISGVIFLIVVLINAFRYKVHAKSMDQIEMCATYWHFLDGLWLYLFIFLLLNH
- a CDS encoding cytochrome c oxidase subunit 3, encoding MATTATSVEEVNQKNIWNGGVSPLKASYGKLMMWFFLLSDAFTFSALLISYGLIRYSYPAYSGEVENFQFSQEYWPIPEKVFEAVPFLHGIELPLVFVGIMTFILILSSVTMVLAVEAGHRMDRKAVVKWMLWTIIGGFTFLGCQAWEWSHFIHGTDAGGLFPDGSVFFGANLVQNQYGPPLFASLFFFITGFHGFHVFSGVVLNVIVFYQASVGVLEKRGHYEMVEKVGLYWHFVDLVWVFVFTFFYLI
- a CDS encoding cytochrome C oxidase subunit IV family protein yields the protein MGELDETSSVAYEPADKSKIRKLWIIALILAVVTAIEFLLATILPRGPLLYFTFIALTIVKAFYIVAEFMHLKGEVKTLIWSILIPIVFVIWLIIALLAEGASIFELKF
- a CDS encoding DUF420 domain-containing protein; translated protein: MISSANENRNLVIIGVLSVAIPVVVAILMFSSLKTGIESDWVSFLPHLNGMINSATSIVLVAGLIFIKQQKVKYHKTAMLSAFVLGAIFLVSYVIYHASADSTVYGDLNGNGELDASEEVALGGMRTFYLIILLSHIVLAAIVVPFVLLALYFAIANKIDKHKKIVKFAYPIWLYVSVTGVIVYLMISPYYQ
- a CDS encoding DUF983 domain-containing protein, with translation MSKKSGLYAILNHKCPRCRQGDLFKYSLLSKPHKFTATHKTCPKCQLIFEREPGFFFGAMYVSYGLTMGVLLATAFILYNFFGDPDLVVYITAVPLIVLLLLPVIFRYSRTLYLHGFGGVKYDPKYVKQSD
- a CDS encoding ATP-binding protein codes for the protein MKLDPTVFQFFKIKKISLFTALLLLLFALVLRLFFIGGFRSESQYLKDIANNVEDALDAIEEDSEVIREKIQGMDSLSFASFHFNSEYPFYVYEEGKLLYWSDYRQVPNYRALRGSYTYKYQNLEGGSFVIRRDTLTYKDKQLEYFVLLPIYHENKINNKYISSGYNTDIFPQGAVSVKHYLNAENEASKISYNGKPILSVDLNKPSRGYREHKTAKSFQALLSVLIFLSIVLVLFNVFRSLHQMLDAKQYDLAMALVIVSLLALRFGMLYFDFPFSIMPLKLFDGRFFASSSINPSLGDLLLNSVCLLIVLFYLYTYYGRLRAYQLIFSLKSKVTTIIAVLLILAGVGGLYLHYYIIKSIYFNSQWTLDITSSLSFSSLKVISLIIFVLNTISYFLFAHILYRTFISLISYSHLSLKWLITIALAISILTNLLWGIPTIPIIVVSFFYLALLYIFHLPKYLTRISYITFLYLFACAFVSGVAGAIAAFDINRVDSLDNKQKFANQLLVDNDILGEYLLNEIAVKINKDRFIKNRIYNTLASKEAIRQKINRIYLSNYFDRYDIQIHLFNSRGVPLEERNIPNYQQFVEVTDDPRFSTEYDNIFFITESSDQRIARGAPKRYLTLIELEDFNTTIGYIVIDLSLKRFIPNRVYPELLIDRRYLQSYPSNDYDYAIFNEAGEMTYSNGDDVSFTSLDGYDFGSKVKSDKSINKGGHDFLIVKGKVDEYIVIVSETYSLINVVSNFSFLFLLLVFTILIMLGGYSIYFVFKQENLNFATKIQLYLNAAFFMPLLALSITTLSVISKSYSEEVDSEYLKKAEQIGRNIIDILDNYYNDELSDEALANALSQMSKYAETDANVFDTEGKLIATSQPLIYEDSLLSPYINPLALANIKEQNNNKLVLDESVGSLSYKSSYIGLKSETTGELMGMLSLPFFESRIQLEEQIIQVLTNIMNIFTAVFIVFLIISYLASLLLTYPLKYITQKIKRTSLSDYNEPLSWDSNDEIGLMIGEYNKMLVKLEASKAALARSEKESAWREMAKQVAHEIKNPLTPMKLSLQHLKRKLQVDYKEGMKPCEVEEMGKPFDNLLYQIDTLSDIASSFSNFAKMPTPKSEYFEFSAMVEKIVGLFTEEGGNHIDLVIEEGNYHIVSDQQLMGRILSNLIINAKQSVPKDRQPKINIHLQQVGRDKLILKVSDNGTGIAKEIQHKVFLPNFSTKYAGSGIGLAITKRGIEHAGGRIAFDSIEGKGTTFFIELPLAIDVEAVKLKE